The Micromonospora sp. M71_S20 genome has a window encoding:
- a CDS encoding C39 family peptidase codes for MEETVKHHLKRQLRRLTSERPYQLAAASAAALVLASGTGALLAGADEAPAAAQAPVAATELRDDTAASRSQARAATAPSSAAPAASSAAPSARASSAAPDPDLTRKPEPPKPPAAKTLDYDYQAQTTFYNCGPAAVRHALSAAGIVRSQDALGAQLGTDQMGTDSAQDTTRVLNAVVKGDPYRTRMIPGGAATPAQMDRLQADVVAAIADGRGVVVNVAGSATDTDGGWHSFPGGHYIAVVGYQDEGRLVKIADSANPATASYWISTIALANWAATRGYSA; via the coding sequence GTGGAGGAAACCGTGAAGCACCACCTCAAGCGACAGTTGCGTCGCCTCACGTCCGAGCGTCCGTACCAGCTGGCCGCCGCGTCCGCCGCGGCGCTCGTGCTGGCGTCGGGCACGGGCGCGCTGTTGGCCGGAGCCGACGAGGCCCCCGCCGCCGCGCAGGCCCCGGTGGCCGCGACCGAACTGCGGGACGACACCGCGGCCTCGCGCAGCCAGGCCAGGGCCGCGACCGCCCCGTCCAGCGCCGCCCCGGCCGCGTCCAGCGCGGCCCCGTCGGCCCGCGCCTCCAGCGCCGCCCCGGACCCGGACCTGACCCGCAAGCCGGAGCCGCCGAAGCCCCCGGCCGCCAAGACCCTGGACTACGACTACCAGGCCCAGACCACCTTCTACAACTGTGGTCCGGCGGCCGTCCGGCACGCCCTCAGCGCCGCCGGCATCGTGCGCAGCCAGGACGCCCTCGGTGCCCAGTTGGGTACCGACCAGATGGGCACCGACTCGGCCCAGGACACCACCCGCGTGCTGAACGCGGTGGTGAAGGGCGACCCGTACCGGACCCGGATGATCCCTGGTGGCGCGGCCACCCCGGCCCAGATGGACCGGCTCCAGGCCGACGTCGTCGCGGCCATCGCCGACGGGCGGGGCGTCGTGGTCAACGTCGCCGGCAGCGCCACGGACACCGACGGCGGCTGGCACTCCTTCCCCGGCGGCCACTACATCGCCGTGGTCGGCTACCAGGACGAGGGGCGGCTGGTGAAGATCGCCGACTCGGCCAACCCGGCGACCGCCTCGTACTGGATCAGCACCATCGCCCTCGCGAACTGGGCCGCCACCCGCGGCTACTCCGCCTGA
- a CDS encoding CDP-glycerol glycerophosphotransferase family protein — protein MRGDLVRKLLARALATGLAVLAFLVVALTGATGWGLGLAVAALAAATWERRVRPGADNAAETALVAAAILVGYARRLDAGFDPALAVTALVLLGLVLLVNPLRDAGGLEVRAANLPVRSWTPLVAARLGDALAGLLALLALAAAAGLPAGVALAAVLLVAAAAGAIGLDLARRRFRPGAGGSAVSRALRRHRPEFLLHFSAPPGSEYQVTMWLPYLERIGRPFLVMVREPEFLPLIAAATSAPVVYCPTTRAMDEALVPSLRVAFYVNHGAKNSHCIRFTQLTHVQLHHGDSDKAPSANPVSAIFDRIFVAGQAAIDRYARAGVDIPAEKFVVVGRPQVESIEVRPEPAHGRTNPTVLYTPTWTGHNADANYCSLPVAETLLRRLLDRGATVILRAHPYTSQNPASARQLGRLTELLAADRARSGRQHVFGAAASRELTLTECVNRSDALISDVSGVISDYLYSGKPYAVTDMVDSGDRFPEQFPLAGSGYVLRRDMSNADEVLTALLDTDPLAPARWATRSRYLGDFPAESYAEAFLEAARRQLDGEWNAPAPRAGGADLPLDPDEATLSPAT, from the coding sequence ATGCGTGGTGACCTGGTTCGGAAGCTGCTCGCCCGCGCGCTGGCCACCGGCCTGGCGGTGCTGGCGTTCCTCGTCGTCGCGCTGACCGGCGCGACCGGCTGGGGGCTGGGGCTGGCCGTGGCCGCCCTCGCGGCAGCCACCTGGGAGCGGCGGGTGCGGCCGGGCGCCGACAACGCCGCCGAGACCGCGCTGGTCGCGGCGGCGATCCTGGTCGGGTACGCCCGCCGCCTCGACGCCGGCTTCGATCCCGCGCTGGCCGTGACCGCCCTGGTCCTGCTGGGGCTGGTGCTGCTGGTCAACCCGCTACGGGACGCCGGCGGCCTGGAGGTGCGCGCCGCGAACCTGCCGGTGCGCTCCTGGACGCCGCTGGTCGCCGCCCGCCTCGGCGACGCCCTGGCGGGGCTGCTCGCCCTGCTGGCGCTGGCGGCCGCCGCGGGCCTGCCGGCCGGTGTCGCGCTGGCGGCCGTGCTGCTGGTGGCCGCCGCCGCCGGGGCGATCGGGCTGGACCTGGCCCGGCGCCGGTTCCGCCCGGGCGCGGGCGGCTCGGCGGTGTCCCGCGCGCTGCGCCGGCACCGGCCCGAGTTCCTGCTGCACTTCTCCGCGCCGCCCGGCTCGGAGTACCAGGTCACCATGTGGCTGCCGTACCTGGAGCGGATCGGCCGGCCGTTCCTGGTGATGGTGCGCGAGCCGGAGTTCCTGCCGTTGATCGCGGCGGCCACCAGCGCGCCCGTGGTCTACTGCCCCACCACCAGGGCGATGGACGAGGCGCTGGTGCCGAGCCTGCGGGTGGCGTTCTACGTCAACCACGGCGCGAAGAACAGCCACTGCATCCGCTTCACCCAGCTGACCCACGTCCAGCTGCACCACGGCGACAGCGACAAGGCCCCCAGCGCCAACCCCGTCTCGGCGATCTTCGACCGGATCTTCGTCGCCGGCCAGGCCGCCATCGACCGGTACGCCCGCGCCGGGGTGGACATCCCGGCGGAGAAGTTCGTCGTCGTCGGCCGCCCGCAGGTCGAGTCGATCGAGGTACGCCCCGAGCCGGCGCACGGCCGGACCAACCCGACCGTGCTCTACACGCCGACCTGGACCGGGCACAACGCGGACGCGAACTACTGCTCCCTGCCGGTGGCCGAGACCCTGCTGCGCCGGCTGCTCGACCGGGGCGCGACGGTGATCCTGCGCGCCCACCCGTACACCTCGCAGAACCCGGCCTCCGCCCGGCAGCTGGGCCGGCTCACGGAACTGCTGGCCGCGGACCGGGCCCGCAGCGGCCGGCAGCACGTCTTCGGGGCCGCCGCCAGCCGGGAGCTGACCCTCACCGAGTGCGTGAACCGCTCGGACGCGCTGATCTCCGACGTGTCCGGGGTGATCTCCGACTACCTCTACTCCGGCAAGCCGTACGCGGTGACCGACATGGTGGACTCCGGCGACCGGTTCCCCGAGCAGTTCCCGCTCGCCGGGTCGGGCTACGTGCTGCGGCGCGACATGTCCAACGCGGACGAGGTGCTGACCGCGCTGCTGGACACCGATCCGCTGGCTCCGGCGCGATGGGCCACCCGGAGCCGCTACCTGGGTGACTTCCCCGCCGAGTCGTACGCCGAGGCGTTCCTGGAGGCCGCGCGGCGCCAGCTCGACGGGGAGTGGAACGCACCTGCCCCGCGCGCCGGCGGGGCCGACCTGCCGCTCGACCCGGACGAGGCGACACTCTCCCCCGCCACCTGA
- a CDS encoding ABC transporter ATP-binding protein yields MVDHFESSNDVTVTLPKVQERIPTVVVDDAHVIYRIHKGAGGGGGPVGALKRIMSRTSAPNIQEVHAVKGVSFTAYRGEAVGLIGSNGSGKSTMLRAIAGLLPVNRGAVYTQGQPSLLGVNAALLNDLSGERNVVLGCLAMGMSPEEVQRRTPEIIDFSGINQRGDFASLPMRTYSSGMGARLRFSIAAAKKHDVLLIDEALATGDKIFRKRSERRVRELREGAGTVFLVSHQLSSIRDTCERTIWLESGVLRMDGPTDEVVREYEAFSGK; encoded by the coding sequence GTGGTTGATCACTTCGAGTCGTCCAACGACGTGACGGTGACGCTGCCCAAGGTGCAGGAGCGCATCCCCACCGTGGTGGTGGACGACGCCCACGTCATCTACCGGATCCACAAGGGCGCCGGTGGGGGCGGCGGCCCGGTCGGCGCGCTCAAGCGGATCATGAGCCGCACCTCGGCGCCGAACATCCAGGAGGTGCACGCGGTCAAGGGGGTCAGCTTCACCGCGTACCGGGGCGAGGCGGTCGGGCTGATCGGCAGCAACGGCTCCGGCAAGTCGACCATGCTGCGCGCCATCGCCGGCCTGCTGCCGGTCAACCGCGGCGCGGTCTACACGCAGGGGCAGCCCTCGCTGCTCGGGGTCAACGCGGCCCTGCTCAACGACCTCTCCGGCGAGCGCAACGTCGTGCTGGGCTGCCTGGCCATGGGCATGTCGCCCGAGGAGGTGCAGCGGCGGACCCCGGAGATCATCGACTTCTCCGGCATCAACCAGCGGGGCGACTTCGCCTCGCTGCCGATGCGCACCTACTCCTCCGGCATGGGGGCCCGGCTGCGCTTCTCCATCGCCGCGGCCAAGAAGCACGACGTGCTGCTCATCGACGAGGCCCTCGCCACCGGCGACAAGATCTTCCGCAAGCGCAGCGAGCGGCGGGTGCGGGAGCTGCGGGAGGGCGCCGGCACGGTGTTCCTCGTCAGCCACCAGCTCTCCTCGATCCGGGACACCTGCGAGCGGACGATCTGGCTGGAATCGGGCGTCCTGCGCATGGACGGCCCGACCGACGAGGTCGTCCGCGAGTACGAGGCGTTCAGCGGCAAGTAG
- a CDS encoding acyltransferase, with protein MNDAATAAPAVRPASPASRLPSLTGLRWVAALLVFGFHVATMGIIAEPGQKAVVDWAFALGLSGVQFFFILSGFVLVWSARPTDTRRAFWRRRVAKIWPSHVVLWAAALAVAAWLADPVDRFVAVENLFLLQAWDPRPGHFYSINTVSWSLSCEFFFYLCLPLALPLIRRARPWALWAVVVAVPLLILALWPAQALVPEESRWWFTQIFPPVRSLEFWMGVAAAELMRRGRWRGPGLPLASLVFVATWVVAAQWVRAELWAALLSVAYILVIAAAADADVRGRRSPWRSRPMIWLGEVSFAFYLVHVLVMITVLRLTGDWGVGFTGWRGPAVVLGFLLVNLALAGLLHRVVETPMMRLLTPRRLARATPRDGGDAGTHSGGPGATPPGERGNAVPRPRTADPHDDHRPAYVDSR; from the coding sequence ATGAACGACGCCGCGACCGCCGCGCCGGCCGTCCGGCCCGCGTCCCCGGCCAGCCGCCTGCCGTCGCTGACCGGGCTGCGCTGGGTCGCCGCCCTGCTCGTCTTCGGGTTCCACGTGGCGACGATGGGCATCATCGCCGAGCCCGGCCAGAAGGCCGTCGTGGACTGGGCCTTCGCCCTCGGCCTGTCGGGCGTGCAGTTCTTCTTCATCCTCAGCGGCTTCGTGCTGGTCTGGTCGGCCCGACCCACCGACACCCGTCGGGCGTTCTGGCGGCGCCGGGTGGCCAAGATCTGGCCGAGCCACGTGGTGCTGTGGGCGGCGGCCCTGGCGGTCGCGGCCTGGCTCGCCGACCCCGTGGACCGGTTCGTCGCGGTGGAGAACCTGTTCCTCCTCCAGGCGTGGGACCCCCGGCCGGGCCACTTCTACAGCATCAACACCGTCAGCTGGTCGCTGTCCTGCGAGTTCTTCTTCTACCTCTGCCTGCCGTTGGCGCTGCCGCTGATCCGCCGGGCCCGGCCGTGGGCGCTGTGGGCCGTCGTGGTCGCGGTGCCGCTGCTCATCCTGGCGCTCTGGCCGGCCCAGGCGCTGGTGCCGGAGGAGAGCCGCTGGTGGTTCACCCAGATCTTCCCGCCGGTGCGGTCGCTGGAGTTCTGGATGGGCGTGGCCGCCGCCGAGCTGATGCGGCGCGGCCGGTGGCGTGGGCCGGGCCTGCCGCTGGCCAGCCTGGTCTTCGTGGCGACCTGGGTGGTCGCCGCGCAGTGGGTCCGCGCCGAACTGTGGGCGGCGCTGCTCTCGGTGGCGTACATCCTGGTCATCGCCGCGGCCGCGGACGCGGACGTGCGCGGGCGGCGCTCGCCGTGGCGGTCCCGTCCGATGATCTGGCTCGGTGAGGTCTCCTTCGCCTTCTACCTGGTGCACGTCCTGGTGATGATCACCGTCCTGCGGCTCACCGGCGACTGGGGCGTCGGCTTCACCGGCTGGCGGGGGCCGGCGGTGGTGCTCGGCTTCCTGCTGGTCAACCTGGCCCTGGCCGGCCTGTTGCACCGCGTCGTCGAGACGCCGATGATGCGGTTGCTCACCCCGCGCAGGCTGGCCCGGGCGACGCCGCGGGACGGGGGCGACGCCGGGACGCACTCCGGCGGCCCCGGGGCGACGCCGCCGGGGGAGCGGGGCAACGCCGTGCCGCGCCCCCGGACCGCCGATCCGCACGACGACCACCGACCGGCGTACGTCGACTCGCGCTGA
- a CDS encoding alpha/beta fold hydrolase: protein MVDESGDRDGRRVLLLLHGMGATGDVWLPRAPLLERRWAGRWLAPDLAGHGWSPPLPEYSFPGLAARIAAGLAAGDRLVVLGHSLGGVVGLALAARSAGLPVDAMVGLGIKAVWSPAELAKAGELAARPVTWFASRDEAARRYLRVAGLTGLFAPDHPVVEAGLRQVDGRWRLAMDPAAFGVGAPDLPALLAATDVPVLLARGEHDPMVTDAQLRELGVPVATLPGLGHNAHVEAPEAVLDLVDYR from the coding sequence ATGGTCGATGAGTCGGGTGACCGGGACGGCCGGCGGGTGCTCCTGCTGCTGCACGGCATGGGTGCGACCGGCGACGTGTGGCTGCCCCGGGCGCCGCTGCTGGAGCGTCGGTGGGCGGGGCGGTGGCTGGCGCCGGACCTCGCCGGTCACGGCTGGTCGCCACCGCTGCCGGAGTACTCGTTCCCGGGCCTGGCCGCGCGGATCGCCGCGGGGCTCGCGGCGGGGGACCGGCTCGTCGTGCTGGGGCACTCCCTCGGCGGGGTGGTCGGTCTGGCACTGGCCGCCCGCAGCGCCGGGCTGCCCGTCGACGCCATGGTCGGGCTCGGCATCAAGGCCGTCTGGTCGCCGGCGGAGCTGGCGAAGGCGGGTGAGTTGGCGGCCCGGCCGGTGACCTGGTTCGCCAGCCGGGACGAGGCCGCCCGCCGCTACCTGCGGGTGGCCGGACTGACCGGGCTCTTCGCCCCGGACCATCCCGTCGTGGAGGCCGGGCTGCGGCAGGTCGACGGTCGCTGGCGGCTGGCGATGGACCCGGCCGCGTTCGGCGTGGGCGCGCCGGACCTGCCCGCCCTGCTGGCCGCGACCGACGTGCCCGTGCTGCTGGCCCGCGGCGAGCACGACCCCATGGTCACCGACGCCCAGCTCAGGGAGCTGGGCGTGCCGGTCGCCACCCTGCCCGGCCTCGGGCACAACGCCCACGTCGAGGCCCCCGAGGCGGTCCTGGACCTCGTCGACTACCGCTGA
- a CDS encoding polysaccharide pyruvyl transferase family protein, producing the protein MHQRILMRAKKGPFDVYSPEETHERNWIGDNNGNLVFSHAAHKLLRTATAEITSTEFRINPRDADMINERYDVYVVPLANAFRRSYAHRVEAMTKLIEQLKIPVVVLGVGVQTDVNGDREYLRPIDDVVTRFVRAVLDRSHSIGVRGEITRDYLRTLGFSAVDVIGCPSMFLHGDSLRVEKRKASLSPDDRLALTVSPYVTSMAEIIARHQDRYPNLRYLPQDLKTLGTLLYGDAPGDRGRTSKIPIHTSHPLFTEDKVRMFVDPWTWMDYLSGFEFAFGTRIHGTITALVAGTPGYLFAHDSRTLELARYFDIPHRVMKEVPVDVDAAQLYEEADYTALNAGHKSRYETMLAFLAKHDLGNAFADGDSAARFDAQVRSTTFPPAVRPAGATAPDALLERIQWLRDRNVELRKETETLRGQRLQARVKQVIGGRVRRMLNR; encoded by the coding sequence ATGCACCAGCGGATCCTGATGCGGGCGAAGAAGGGCCCGTTCGACGTCTACTCGCCCGAGGAGACGCACGAGCGGAACTGGATCGGCGACAACAACGGCAACCTCGTCTTCAGCCACGCCGCCCACAAACTCCTGCGCACCGCCACCGCCGAGATCACCTCGACCGAGTTCAGGATCAACCCGCGCGACGCCGACATGATCAACGAGCGGTACGACGTCTACGTCGTACCGCTCGCCAACGCCTTTCGCCGCAGCTACGCCCACCGCGTCGAGGCCATGACGAAGCTCATCGAGCAGCTGAAGATCCCGGTGGTGGTGCTCGGGGTCGGCGTGCAGACCGACGTCAACGGCGACCGGGAGTACCTCCGCCCGATCGACGACGTGGTGACCCGGTTCGTACGGGCGGTCCTCGACCGCTCGCACAGCATCGGCGTCCGGGGCGAGATCACCCGGGACTACCTGCGCACCCTGGGCTTCTCGGCCGTCGACGTGATCGGCTGTCCGTCGATGTTCCTGCACGGCGACAGCCTGCGGGTGGAGAAGAGGAAGGCGTCGCTGTCGCCCGACGACAGGCTCGCGCTCACCGTCTCGCCGTACGTCACGTCGATGGCGGAGATCATCGCCCGGCACCAGGACCGGTACCCGAACCTGCGCTACCTGCCGCAGGACCTCAAGACGCTCGGCACGCTGCTCTACGGCGACGCCCCCGGGGACCGGGGCAGGACCAGCAAGATCCCGATCCACACCTCGCACCCGCTGTTCACCGAGGACAAGGTGCGGATGTTCGTCGACCCCTGGACCTGGATGGACTACCTCTCCGGCTTCGAGTTCGCGTTCGGCACCCGCATCCACGGCACCATCACCGCGCTGGTCGCCGGCACCCCCGGTTACCTCTTCGCGCACGACTCGCGCACCCTGGAACTCGCCCGGTACTTCGACATCCCGCACCGGGTGATGAAGGAGGTGCCGGTCGACGTCGACGCCGCCCAGCTCTACGAGGAGGCGGACTACACGGCGCTCAACGCCGGCCACAAGTCGCGCTACGAGACGATGCTGGCCTTCCTCGCCAAGCACGACCTGGGCAACGCCTTCGCCGACGGCGACAGCGCGGCCCGGTTCGACGCGCAGGTGCGCTCCACCACCTTCCCGCCCGCCGTACGCCCGGCCGGCGCCACCGCCCCCGACGCGCTGCTGGAGCGGATCCAGTGGTTGCGCGACCGCAACGTCGAGCTGCGCAAGGAGACGGAGACGCTGCGCGGGCAGCGCCTGCAGGCCCGGGTCAAGCAGGTGATCGGTGGTCGGGTGCGCCGGATGCTGAACCGCTGA
- a CDS encoding alpha-ketoglutarate-dependent dioxygenase AlkB: MTGAAYQPSMFDLTAAGPALSPLADRLRRHPLTRGAWVDHLPGWVTGSDQVFDVLLRDVPWRAERRTMYDAEVDVPRLLCWYAGHRPLPHPLLAEARAALTRHYASELGEPFVTAGMCLYRSGRDSVAWHGDTQGRSAHTDTMVAIVSFGSPRSLLLRPRGGGDSLRFPLGHGDLVVMGGSCQRTWEHAVPKTTRPVGPRVSVQFRPAGVA, from the coding sequence ATGACCGGGGCCGCCTACCAGCCGTCGATGTTCGACCTCACCGCCGCCGGACCGGCGCTGAGCCCGCTGGCCGACCGGCTGCGCCGGCACCCGCTCACCCGCGGCGCGTGGGTCGACCATCTGCCCGGCTGGGTCACCGGCTCCGACCAGGTCTTCGACGTCCTGCTGCGCGACGTCCCCTGGCGGGCCGAGCGCCGCACGATGTACGACGCCGAGGTCGACGTCCCCCGGCTGCTCTGCTGGTACGCCGGGCACCGCCCGCTGCCGCACCCGCTGCTCGCCGAGGCGCGCGCCGCCCTCACCCGGCACTACGCCTCCGAGCTCGGCGAGCCCTTCGTCACCGCCGGCATGTGCCTCTACCGCTCCGGCCGCGACAGCGTCGCCTGGCACGGCGACACCCAGGGCCGCTCCGCGCACACCGACACCATGGTCGCCATCGTCTCGTTCGGCTCGCCGCGCTCACTGCTGCTGCGGCCCCGTGGTGGCGGCGACAGCCTGCGCTTCCCGCTCGGCCACGGCGACCTCGTGGTGATGGGCGGCTCCTGCCAGCGCACCTGGGAGCACGCCGTACCCAAGACCACCCGCCCCGTCGGCCCTCGGGTCAGCGTCCAGTTCCGCCCCGCCGGCGTCGCCTGA
- a CDS encoding bifunctional cytidylyltransferase/SDR family oxidoreductase, producing the protein MTQDHTAGPDAAPENPAPWRPSRTVAVVLAGGTGTRLGLGIPKQLLKIAGKPIIEHTLAVFEAAPEIDEIVVLMATGHVADAQQIVDKAGFRKVTKVIEGGDTRNATTRIALDAVGEGDCNILFHDAVRPLVSGRIVRECVNALWTYSAVDVAIPSADTIVQVDEDDCITDIPVRSSLRRGQTPQAFRSGTIREAYRLAEGDPHFAATDDCGVVLRYLPGTPIKVIDGSDENIKVTHPVDVHLADKLFQLAAAQAPRVTDERSYTEELTGRTIVIFGGSYGIGHDLAELARRYGAQVFPFSRSSTGTHVERAEDVEAALKTAFEATGRIDHVVVTAGILEKGALAEMDQETMDRVLQVNFVGPVIVARQSLPYLQQTKGQLLLYTSSSYTRGRARYALYSSTKAALVNLTQALSDEWAEFGVRVNCVNPERTATPMRTKAFGEEPEHTLLAAETVARSSLDVLISDLTGQVIDVRRAPGEVPAQPGPARVERDASPADAG; encoded by the coding sequence ATGACGCAGGACCACACCGCTGGCCCGGACGCCGCACCGGAGAACCCGGCACCGTGGCGGCCCTCGCGGACGGTGGCGGTGGTGCTGGCCGGCGGCACCGGGACCCGGCTGGGCCTCGGCATCCCGAAGCAGTTACTGAAGATCGCCGGTAAGCCGATCATCGAGCACACCCTGGCGGTCTTCGAGGCGGCGCCCGAGATCGACGAGATCGTCGTGCTGATGGCCACCGGCCACGTCGCCGACGCCCAGCAGATCGTCGACAAGGCCGGCTTCCGCAAGGTCACCAAGGTGATCGAGGGTGGCGACACCCGCAACGCCACCACCCGGATCGCGCTCGACGCCGTCGGCGAGGGCGACTGCAACATCCTCTTCCACGACGCGGTGCGGCCCCTGGTGAGCGGCCGGATCGTCCGGGAGTGCGTGAACGCGCTCTGGACGTACTCGGCGGTCGACGTGGCCATCCCGTCGGCCGACACGATCGTTCAGGTCGACGAGGACGACTGCATCACCGACATCCCGGTGCGCTCCTCGCTGCGGCGGGGCCAGACGCCGCAGGCGTTCCGCTCGGGCACCATCCGCGAGGCCTACCGGCTCGCCGAGGGCGACCCGCACTTCGCCGCCACCGACGACTGCGGCGTGGTGCTGCGCTACCTGCCCGGCACGCCGATCAAGGTCATCGACGGCTCCGACGAGAACATCAAGGTCACCCACCCGGTCGACGTGCACCTGGCGGACAAGCTGTTCCAGCTCGCCGCCGCGCAGGCGCCCCGGGTGACCGACGAGCGCAGCTACACCGAGGAGCTGACCGGCCGGACCATCGTGATCTTCGGCGGCAGCTACGGCATCGGCCACGACCTCGCCGAGCTGGCCCGCCGCTACGGCGCGCAGGTCTTCCCGTTCAGCCGCTCCAGCACCGGCACCCACGTCGAGCGCGCCGAGGACGTCGAGGCGGCGCTGAAGACCGCCTTCGAGGCCACCGGCCGGATCGACCACGTGGTGGTCACCGCCGGCATCCTGGAGAAGGGCGCCCTCGCCGAGATGGACCAGGAGACCATGGACCGGGTGCTCCAGGTCAACTTCGTGGGGCCGGTCATCGTGGCCCGCCAGTCGCTGCCCTACCTCCAGCAGACCAAGGGTCAGCTGCTGCTCTACACCTCCAGCTCCTACACCCGGGGCCGGGCCCGCTACGCGCTCTACTCCTCCACCAAGGCGGCCCTGGTCAACCTCACCCAGGCGCTCTCCGACGAGTGGGCGGAGTTCGGCGTACGGGTCAACTGCGTCAACCCCGAGCGGACCGCGACCCCGATGCGCACCAAGGCGTTCGGCGAGGAGCCGGAGCACACCCTGCTCGCCGCCGAGACCGTCGCCCGGTCGTCGCTGGACGTGCTGATCTCGGACCTGACCGGTCAGGTCATCGACGTGCGTCGCGCGCCGGGCGAGGTGCCGGCCCAGCCGGGGCCGGCGCGGGTGGAGCGGGACGCCAGCCCGGCCGACGCCGGCTGA
- a CDS encoding uracil-xanthine permease family protein, with protein sequence MTQSSTEPRSRWSAWAVHGDGRSIRPGDVVHPGERLSWPRTLGVGVQHVVAMFGATFTVPLITGFPPATTLFFSGLGTLLFLLITGNRLPSYLGSSFAFIAPVLAAKAGGDIGPALGGIVVAGVALAAVGLVVQLAGSRWIDALMPPVVTGAIVALIGLNLAPVAWDGGGSGTGVKAQPLIAVVTLAAILLATVAFRGFLARLSILLGVVVGWVLAAVLGDLDPKAVDGLRDAAWVGLPEFHAPSFSLRAVVLVIPVILVLIAENAGHVKAVAAMTGRNLDRDMGRAFMGDGLATVLAGSGGGSGTTTYAENIGVMAATRVYSTAAYWVAGLTAVLLGLSPKFGALILTVPAGVLGGATTALYGLIAILGARIWIENRVDFHDPVNLMTAAVAVIVGAANYTLTAGDLSFNGIALGTAAALAVYHGMRLVAHLRGTTPQHTPDPTPTPASNPTR encoded by the coding sequence ATGACCCAGTCCTCCACCGAGCCGCGCTCCCGTTGGTCCGCGTGGGCGGTCCACGGCGACGGCCGGTCCATCCGCCCCGGCGATGTGGTCCACCCCGGCGAACGCCTCTCCTGGCCGCGCACCCTCGGCGTCGGCGTGCAGCACGTCGTCGCGATGTTCGGCGCCACCTTCACGGTGCCGCTCATCACCGGCTTCCCGCCGGCCACCACGCTCTTCTTCTCCGGGCTCGGCACGCTGCTGTTCCTGCTGATCACCGGCAACCGGCTGCCCTCGTACCTCGGCTCGTCCTTCGCCTTCATCGCGCCGGTGCTGGCGGCCAAGGCCGGCGGCGACATCGGCCCGGCGCTCGGCGGCATCGTCGTCGCCGGCGTGGCGCTGGCCGCCGTCGGGCTGGTCGTCCAGCTCGCCGGGTCGCGCTGGATCGACGCGCTGATGCCGCCCGTGGTCACCGGGGCGATCGTCGCGCTGATCGGCCTGAACCTCGCCCCCGTCGCCTGGGACGGCGGCGGGAGCGGCACCGGCGTGAAGGCCCAGCCGCTGATCGCGGTGGTGACCCTGGCCGCCATCCTGCTCGCCACGGTGGCCTTCCGGGGCTTCCTGGCCCGATTGTCCATCCTGCTGGGGGTGGTGGTCGGCTGGGTGCTCGCCGCCGTGCTCGGCGATCTGGATCCGAAGGCAGTCGACGGCCTGCGGGACGCCGCGTGGGTCGGTCTGCCCGAGTTCCACGCGCCGAGCTTCAGCCTGCGCGCGGTCGTGCTGGTGATCCCGGTGATCCTGGTGCTGATCGCCGAGAACGCCGGGCACGTCAAGGCGGTCGCCGCGATGACCGGCCGGAACCTGGACCGGGACATGGGCCGGGCGTTCATGGGCGACGGACTGGCCACGGTGCTCGCCGGCTCCGGCGGCGGCTCCGGCACCACCACCTACGCGGAGAACATCGGCGTGATGGCGGCGACCCGGGTCTATTCCACCGCCGCGTACTGGGTGGCCGGCCTGACGGCGGTGCTGCTCGGGCTCAGCCCGAAGTTCGGCGCGCTGATCCTCACCGTGCCGGCCGGCGTGCTCGGCGGCGCCACCACCGCCCTGTACGGCCTGATCGCCATCCTCGGCGCGCGGATCTGGATCGAGAACCGGGTGGACTTCCACGACCCGGTGAACCTGATGACCGCCGCCGTCGCGGTGATCGTCGGCGCAGCCAACTACACCCTCACCGCCGGCGACCTCTCGTTCAACGGCATCGCCCTGGGCACCGCCGCCGCCCTCGCCGTCTACCACGGCATGCGCCTGGTGGCCCACCTACGCGGCACCACCCCCCAACACACCCCCGACCCCACCCCGACCCCCGCTTCCAACCCGACCCGCTGA